One region of Brassica napus cultivar Da-Ae chromosome A10, Da-Ae, whole genome shotgun sequence genomic DNA includes:
- the LOC106368998 gene encoding UDP-xylose transporter 3-like isoform X3, producing MSEGQKFQLGTIGALSLSVVSSVSIVICNKALISTLGFTFATTLTSWHLLVTFCSLHVALWMKMFEHKPFDPRAVMGFGILNGISIGLLNLSLGFNSVGFYQMTKLAIIPCTVLLETLFFRKMFSRKIQFSLTILLLGVGIATVTDLQLNMLGSVLSLLAVITTCVAQIMTNTIQKKFKVSSTQLLYQSCPYQAITLFVTGPFLDGLLTNQNVFAFKYTSQVVFFIVLSCLISVSVNFSTFLVIGKTSPVTYQVLGHLKTCLVLAFGYVLLKDPFNWRNILGIMVAVIGMVVYSYFCSIETQQKASETSSTQLPQQMKESEKDPLIAVENGSGVLSDGGGGVQKTAAPQRIRGD from the exons ATGAGCGAGGGCCAGAAGTTCCAGCTGGGAACAATCGGCGCTTTGAGTTTATCCGTCGTATCGTCTGTGTCGATCGTGATCTGTAACAAGGCGCTTATTAGCACCCTTGGCTTCACCTTCG CGACTACTTTGACTAGTTGGCATCTTCTGGTCACGTTTTGTTCCCTTCATGTGGCACTATGGATGAAGATGTTTGAACACAAGCCTTTTGATCCACGAGCTGTGATGGGATTTGGTATATTGAATGGGATCTCCATAGGACTATTGAACCTTAGCCTTGGCTTTAATTCCGTTGGCTTTTACCAG ATGACGAAACTAGCAATCATCCCCTGTACTGTTCTCTTGGAGACACTCTTCTTCAGGAAAATGTTCAG tcGAAAAATTCAGTTTTCATTAACCATCCTTCTCCTTGGTGTTGGAATTGCAACCGTCACAGATCTTCAGCTTAATATGCTGGGTTCTGTCTTGTCGCTGCTGGCTGTTATCACAACTTGTGTTGCTCAAATT ATGACAAATACCATCCAGAAGAAGTTCAAAGTTTCATCCACGCAACTTCTTTATCAGTCTTGCCCTTATCAAGCAATTACACTTTTCGTCACTGGACCATTTTTAGATGGGCTCCTAACCAACCAGAATGTGTTTGCTTTCAAGTACACTTCTCAAGTTGTG TTCTTCATCGTCCTGTCCTGCCTCATATCAGTCTCTGTGAACTTCAGCACTTTTCTAGTGATTGGAAAAACGTCTCCGGTCACATATCAGGTTCTTGGACATCTTAAGACATGCCTGGTTCTAGCATTTGGCTATGTGTTGTTGAAAGACCCATTCAACTGGCGCAACATTCTCGGTATTATGGTGGCGGTGATTGGAATGGTTGTGTATTCCTATTTCTGCTCGATTGAGACTCAGCAGAAGGCAAGTGAAACATCTTCAACTCAGTTGCCTCAG CAGATGAAAGAGAGCGAGAAGGATCCGCTAATAGCAGTTGAAAATGGAAGCGGAGTGTTATCagacggtggtggtggtgtgCAAAAGACGGCGGCTCCT CAGAGAATTAGGGGAGACTGA
- the LOC106368998 gene encoding UDP-xylose transporter 3-like isoform X2, which yields MSEGQKFQLGTIGALSLSVVSSVSIVICNKALISTLGFTFATTLTSWHLLVTFCSLHVALWMKMFEHKPFDPRAVMGFGILNGISIGLLNLSLGFNSVGFYQMTKLAIIPCTVLLETLFFRKMFSRKIQFSLTILLLGVGIATVTDLQLNMLGSVLSLLAVITTCVAQIMTNTIQKKFKVSSTQLLYQSCPYQAITLFVTGPFLDGLLTNQNVFAFKYTSQVVFFIVLSCLISVSVNFSTFLVIGKTSPVTYQVLGHLKTCLVLAFGYVLLKDPFNWRNILGIMVAVIGMVVYSYFCSIETQQKASETSSTQLPQMKESEKDPLIAVENGSGVLSDGGGGVQKTAAPVWNSNKEF from the exons ATGAGCGAGGGCCAGAAGTTCCAGCTGGGAACAATCGGCGCTTTGAGTTTATCCGTCGTATCGTCTGTGTCGATCGTGATCTGTAACAAGGCGCTTATTAGCACCCTTGGCTTCACCTTCG CGACTACTTTGACTAGTTGGCATCTTCTGGTCACGTTTTGTTCCCTTCATGTGGCACTATGGATGAAGATGTTTGAACACAAGCCTTTTGATCCACGAGCTGTGATGGGATTTGGTATATTGAATGGGATCTCCATAGGACTATTGAACCTTAGCCTTGGCTTTAATTCCGTTGGCTTTTACCAG ATGACGAAACTAGCAATCATCCCCTGTACTGTTCTCTTGGAGACACTCTTCTTCAGGAAAATGTTCAG tcGAAAAATTCAGTTTTCATTAACCATCCTTCTCCTTGGTGTTGGAATTGCAACCGTCACAGATCTTCAGCTTAATATGCTGGGTTCTGTCTTGTCGCTGCTGGCTGTTATCACAACTTGTGTTGCTCAAATT ATGACAAATACCATCCAGAAGAAGTTCAAAGTTTCATCCACGCAACTTCTTTATCAGTCTTGCCCTTATCAAGCAATTACACTTTTCGTCACTGGACCATTTTTAGATGGGCTCCTAACCAACCAGAATGTGTTTGCTTTCAAGTACACTTCTCAAGTTGTG TTCTTCATCGTCCTGTCCTGCCTCATATCAGTCTCTGTGAACTTCAGCACTTTTCTAGTGATTGGAAAAACGTCTCCGGTCACATATCAGGTTCTTGGACATCTTAAGACATGCCTGGTTCTAGCATTTGGCTATGTGTTGTTGAAAGACCCATTCAACTGGCGCAACATTCTCGGTATTATGGTGGCGGTGATTGGAATGGTTGTGTATTCCTATTTCTGCTCGATTGAGACTCAGCAGAAGGCAAGTGAAACATCTTCAACTCAGTTGCCTCAG ATGAAAGAGAGCGAGAAGGATCCGCTAATAGCAGTTGAAAATGGAAGCGGAGTGTTATCagacggtggtggtggtgtgCAAAAGACGGCGGCTCCTGTATGGAACTCAAATAAAGAATTTTAA
- the LOC106368998 gene encoding UDP-xylose transporter 3-like isoform X6 encodes MSEGQKFQLGTIGALSLSVVSSVSIVICNKALISTLGFTFATTLTSWHLLVTFCSLHVALWMKMFEHKPFDPRAVMGFGILNGISIGLLNLSLGFNSVGFYQMTKLAIIPCTVLLETLFFRKMFSRKIQFSLTILLLGVGIATVTDLQLNMLGSVLSLLAVITTCVAQIMTNTIQKKFKVSSTQLLYQSCPYQAITLFVTGPFLDGLLTNQNVFAFKYTSQVVFFIVLSCLISVSVNFSTFLVIGKTSPVTYQVLGHLKTCLVLAFGYVLLKDPFNWRNILGIMVAVIGMVVYSYFCSIETQQKASETSSTQLPQMKESEKDPLIAVENGSGVLSDGGGGVQKTAAPRIRGD; translated from the exons ATGAGCGAGGGCCAGAAGTTCCAGCTGGGAACAATCGGCGCTTTGAGTTTATCCGTCGTATCGTCTGTGTCGATCGTGATCTGTAACAAGGCGCTTATTAGCACCCTTGGCTTCACCTTCG CGACTACTTTGACTAGTTGGCATCTTCTGGTCACGTTTTGTTCCCTTCATGTGGCACTATGGATGAAGATGTTTGAACACAAGCCTTTTGATCCACGAGCTGTGATGGGATTTGGTATATTGAATGGGATCTCCATAGGACTATTGAACCTTAGCCTTGGCTTTAATTCCGTTGGCTTTTACCAG ATGACGAAACTAGCAATCATCCCCTGTACTGTTCTCTTGGAGACACTCTTCTTCAGGAAAATGTTCAG tcGAAAAATTCAGTTTTCATTAACCATCCTTCTCCTTGGTGTTGGAATTGCAACCGTCACAGATCTTCAGCTTAATATGCTGGGTTCTGTCTTGTCGCTGCTGGCTGTTATCACAACTTGTGTTGCTCAAATT ATGACAAATACCATCCAGAAGAAGTTCAAAGTTTCATCCACGCAACTTCTTTATCAGTCTTGCCCTTATCAAGCAATTACACTTTTCGTCACTGGACCATTTTTAGATGGGCTCCTAACCAACCAGAATGTGTTTGCTTTCAAGTACACTTCTCAAGTTGTG TTCTTCATCGTCCTGTCCTGCCTCATATCAGTCTCTGTGAACTTCAGCACTTTTCTAGTGATTGGAAAAACGTCTCCGGTCACATATCAGGTTCTTGGACATCTTAAGACATGCCTGGTTCTAGCATTTGGCTATGTGTTGTTGAAAGACCCATTCAACTGGCGCAACATTCTCGGTATTATGGTGGCGGTGATTGGAATGGTTGTGTATTCCTATTTCTGCTCGATTGAGACTCAGCAGAAGGCAAGTGAAACATCTTCAACTCAGTTGCCTCAG ATGAAAGAGAGCGAGAAGGATCCGCTAATAGCAGTTGAAAATGGAAGCGGAGTGTTATCagacggtggtggtggtgtgCAAAAGACGGCGGCTCCT AGAATTAGGGGAGACTGA
- the LOC106368998 gene encoding UDP-xylose transporter 3-like isoform X1, giving the protein MSEGQKFQLGTIGALSLSVVSSVSIVICNKALISTLGFTFATTLTSWHLLVTFCSLHVALWMKMFEHKPFDPRAVMGFGILNGISIGLLNLSLGFNSVGFYQMTKLAIIPCTVLLETLFFRKMFSRKIQFSLTILLLGVGIATVTDLQLNMLGSVLSLLAVITTCVAQIMTNTIQKKFKVSSTQLLYQSCPYQAITLFVTGPFLDGLLTNQNVFAFKYTSQVVFFIVLSCLISVSVNFSTFLVIGKTSPVTYQVLGHLKTCLVLAFGYVLLKDPFNWRNILGIMVAVIGMVVYSYFCSIETQQKASETSSTQLPQQMKESEKDPLIAVENGSGVLSDGGGGVQKTAAPVWNSNKEF; this is encoded by the exons ATGAGCGAGGGCCAGAAGTTCCAGCTGGGAACAATCGGCGCTTTGAGTTTATCCGTCGTATCGTCTGTGTCGATCGTGATCTGTAACAAGGCGCTTATTAGCACCCTTGGCTTCACCTTCG CGACTACTTTGACTAGTTGGCATCTTCTGGTCACGTTTTGTTCCCTTCATGTGGCACTATGGATGAAGATGTTTGAACACAAGCCTTTTGATCCACGAGCTGTGATGGGATTTGGTATATTGAATGGGATCTCCATAGGACTATTGAACCTTAGCCTTGGCTTTAATTCCGTTGGCTTTTACCAG ATGACGAAACTAGCAATCATCCCCTGTACTGTTCTCTTGGAGACACTCTTCTTCAGGAAAATGTTCAG tcGAAAAATTCAGTTTTCATTAACCATCCTTCTCCTTGGTGTTGGAATTGCAACCGTCACAGATCTTCAGCTTAATATGCTGGGTTCTGTCTTGTCGCTGCTGGCTGTTATCACAACTTGTGTTGCTCAAATT ATGACAAATACCATCCAGAAGAAGTTCAAAGTTTCATCCACGCAACTTCTTTATCAGTCTTGCCCTTATCAAGCAATTACACTTTTCGTCACTGGACCATTTTTAGATGGGCTCCTAACCAACCAGAATGTGTTTGCTTTCAAGTACACTTCTCAAGTTGTG TTCTTCATCGTCCTGTCCTGCCTCATATCAGTCTCTGTGAACTTCAGCACTTTTCTAGTGATTGGAAAAACGTCTCCGGTCACATATCAGGTTCTTGGACATCTTAAGACATGCCTGGTTCTAGCATTTGGCTATGTGTTGTTGAAAGACCCATTCAACTGGCGCAACATTCTCGGTATTATGGTGGCGGTGATTGGAATGGTTGTGTATTCCTATTTCTGCTCGATTGAGACTCAGCAGAAGGCAAGTGAAACATCTTCAACTCAGTTGCCTCAG CAGATGAAAGAGAGCGAGAAGGATCCGCTAATAGCAGTTGAAAATGGAAGCGGAGTGTTATCagacggtggtggtggtgtgCAAAAGACGGCGGCTCCTGTATGGAACTCAAATAAAGAATTTTAA
- the LOC106368997 gene encoding probable thylakoidal processing peptidase 2, chloroplastic, with protein MAIRVTLTYSSYVARNIASSAAARVGAGDVRSCFECLTRPRTFTHSQIPDIDKSPPRARPASSSMYSTIARELLEEGSKSPLVLGMISIMSPNLLGMNNNVLGISPFKTSSVIPFLRGSKWMPCSSIPATLSTDVGEIDKGGKASCDVVQVKMELGRDHKGSSFVGNGWVGKLLNICSEDAKAAFTAVTVSLLFRSALAEPKSIPSMSMYPTLDVGDRVMAEKVSYLFRRPEVSDIVIFKAPPVLVEHGYNSTDVFIKRIVASEGDWVEVCDGKLLVNDTVQVEDFVLEPMDYEMEPMFVPEGYVFVLGDNRNKSFDSHNWGPLPIKNIIGRSMFRYWPPSKVSDTIHHHEQVMQKEAVDVS; from the exons atggcGATTAGGGTTACCCTCACCTACTCCAGCTACGTCGCTAGGAACATCGCTTCCTCCGCCGCGGCTCGCGTCGGCGCCGGAGACGTCCGCTCGTGCTTCGAATGCTTGACCCGTCCCAGAACCTTCACCCACAGTCAGATCCCCGATATCGATAAATCCCCTCCTCGTGCTCGCCCAGCTTCCTCCTCCATGTACAGCACCATCGCGAGGGAGCTTCTCGAAGAAGGAAGCAAGAGTCCTCTCGTGCTGGGGATGATCTCAATCATGAGTCCGAATTTGCTAGGGATGAACAACAACGTACTCGGGATCTCGCCGTTCAAGACTTCTTCTGTGATCCCTTTCCTTAGAGGGTCGAAGTGGATGCCTTGCAGCAGCATCCCGGCGACTTTATCGACGGATGTGGGTGAGATTGATAAGGGAGGGAAGGCGTCGTGTGATGTTGTTCAAGTGAAGATGGAGTTGGGTCGTGATCATAAAGGCTCGAGCTTTGTTGGAAACGGGTGGGTTGGTAAGCTGTTGAATATCTGCTCCGAGGATGCTAAGGCTGCTTTCACGGCGGTTACTGTTTCCCTCCTTTTCCGTTCGGCTTTGGCTGAGCCCAAGTCTATACCTTCCATGTCTATGTACCCTACTCTCGATGTGGGTGATCGTGTTATGGCCGAGAAG GTCTCGTACTTGTTCAGAAGGCCAGAGGTTTCCGATATAGTCATCTTCAAGGCTCCTCCGGTTTTGGTG GAACATGGTTACAATTCTACTGATGTTTTCATAAAGAGGATAGTTGCAAGCGAAGGTGACTGGGTTGAA GTCTGTGATGGAAAGCTCTTAGTGAATGACACTGTTCAAGTAGAGGATTTTGTCTTGGAGCCAATGGACTATGAAATGGAACCAATG TTTGTCCCTGAAGGTTATGTCTTTGTCCTAGGAGACAACCGCAACAAAAGCTTTGACTCTCATAACTG GGGTCCACTTCCAATAAAGAACATCATTGGAAGATCCATGTTTCGTTATTGGCCGCCGAGCAAAGTTTCAGACACAATACACCACCATGAGCAAGTTATGCAAAAGGAAGCTGTTGATGTTTCATAA
- the LOC106368998 gene encoding UDP-xylose transporter 3-like isoform X5, giving the protein MSEGQKFQLGTIGALSLSVVSSVSIVICNKALISTLGFTFATTLTSWHLLVTFCSLHVALWMKMFEHKPFDPRAVMGFGILNGISIGLLNLSLGFNSVGFYQMTKLAIIPCTVLLETLFFRKMFSRKIQFSLTILLLGVGIATVTDLQLNMLGSVLSLLAVITTCVAQIMTNTIQKKFKVSSTQLLYQSCPYQAITLFVTGPFLDGLLTNQNVFAFKYTSQVVFFIVLSCLISVSVNFSTFLVIGKTSPVTYQVLGHLKTCLVLAFGYVLLKDPFNWRNILGIMVAVIGMVVYSYFCSIETQQKASETSSTQLPQQMKESEKDPLIAVENGSGVLSDGGGGVQKTAAPRIRGD; this is encoded by the exons ATGAGCGAGGGCCAGAAGTTCCAGCTGGGAACAATCGGCGCTTTGAGTTTATCCGTCGTATCGTCTGTGTCGATCGTGATCTGTAACAAGGCGCTTATTAGCACCCTTGGCTTCACCTTCG CGACTACTTTGACTAGTTGGCATCTTCTGGTCACGTTTTGTTCCCTTCATGTGGCACTATGGATGAAGATGTTTGAACACAAGCCTTTTGATCCACGAGCTGTGATGGGATTTGGTATATTGAATGGGATCTCCATAGGACTATTGAACCTTAGCCTTGGCTTTAATTCCGTTGGCTTTTACCAG ATGACGAAACTAGCAATCATCCCCTGTACTGTTCTCTTGGAGACACTCTTCTTCAGGAAAATGTTCAG tcGAAAAATTCAGTTTTCATTAACCATCCTTCTCCTTGGTGTTGGAATTGCAACCGTCACAGATCTTCAGCTTAATATGCTGGGTTCTGTCTTGTCGCTGCTGGCTGTTATCACAACTTGTGTTGCTCAAATT ATGACAAATACCATCCAGAAGAAGTTCAAAGTTTCATCCACGCAACTTCTTTATCAGTCTTGCCCTTATCAAGCAATTACACTTTTCGTCACTGGACCATTTTTAGATGGGCTCCTAACCAACCAGAATGTGTTTGCTTTCAAGTACACTTCTCAAGTTGTG TTCTTCATCGTCCTGTCCTGCCTCATATCAGTCTCTGTGAACTTCAGCACTTTTCTAGTGATTGGAAAAACGTCTCCGGTCACATATCAGGTTCTTGGACATCTTAAGACATGCCTGGTTCTAGCATTTGGCTATGTGTTGTTGAAAGACCCATTCAACTGGCGCAACATTCTCGGTATTATGGTGGCGGTGATTGGAATGGTTGTGTATTCCTATTTCTGCTCGATTGAGACTCAGCAGAAGGCAAGTGAAACATCTTCAACTCAGTTGCCTCAG CAGATGAAAGAGAGCGAGAAGGATCCGCTAATAGCAGTTGAAAATGGAAGCGGAGTGTTATCagacggtggtggtggtgtgCAAAAGACGGCGGCTCCT AGAATTAGGGGAGACTGA
- the LOC106368998 gene encoding UDP-xylose transporter 3-like isoform X4 codes for MSEGQKFQLGTIGALSLSVVSSVSIVICNKALISTLGFTFATTLTSWHLLVTFCSLHVALWMKMFEHKPFDPRAVMGFGILNGISIGLLNLSLGFNSVGFYQMTKLAIIPCTVLLETLFFRKMFSRKIQFSLTILLLGVGIATVTDLQLNMLGSVLSLLAVITTCVAQIMTNTIQKKFKVSSTQLLYQSCPYQAITLFVTGPFLDGLLTNQNVFAFKYTSQVVFFIVLSCLISVSVNFSTFLVIGKTSPVTYQVLGHLKTCLVLAFGYVLLKDPFNWRNILGIMVAVIGMVVYSYFCSIETQQKASETSSTQLPQMKESEKDPLIAVENGSGVLSDGGGGVQKTAAPQRIRGD; via the exons ATGAGCGAGGGCCAGAAGTTCCAGCTGGGAACAATCGGCGCTTTGAGTTTATCCGTCGTATCGTCTGTGTCGATCGTGATCTGTAACAAGGCGCTTATTAGCACCCTTGGCTTCACCTTCG CGACTACTTTGACTAGTTGGCATCTTCTGGTCACGTTTTGTTCCCTTCATGTGGCACTATGGATGAAGATGTTTGAACACAAGCCTTTTGATCCACGAGCTGTGATGGGATTTGGTATATTGAATGGGATCTCCATAGGACTATTGAACCTTAGCCTTGGCTTTAATTCCGTTGGCTTTTACCAG ATGACGAAACTAGCAATCATCCCCTGTACTGTTCTCTTGGAGACACTCTTCTTCAGGAAAATGTTCAG tcGAAAAATTCAGTTTTCATTAACCATCCTTCTCCTTGGTGTTGGAATTGCAACCGTCACAGATCTTCAGCTTAATATGCTGGGTTCTGTCTTGTCGCTGCTGGCTGTTATCACAACTTGTGTTGCTCAAATT ATGACAAATACCATCCAGAAGAAGTTCAAAGTTTCATCCACGCAACTTCTTTATCAGTCTTGCCCTTATCAAGCAATTACACTTTTCGTCACTGGACCATTTTTAGATGGGCTCCTAACCAACCAGAATGTGTTTGCTTTCAAGTACACTTCTCAAGTTGTG TTCTTCATCGTCCTGTCCTGCCTCATATCAGTCTCTGTGAACTTCAGCACTTTTCTAGTGATTGGAAAAACGTCTCCGGTCACATATCAGGTTCTTGGACATCTTAAGACATGCCTGGTTCTAGCATTTGGCTATGTGTTGTTGAAAGACCCATTCAACTGGCGCAACATTCTCGGTATTATGGTGGCGGTGATTGGAATGGTTGTGTATTCCTATTTCTGCTCGATTGAGACTCAGCAGAAGGCAAGTGAAACATCTTCAACTCAGTTGCCTCAG ATGAAAGAGAGCGAGAAGGATCCGCTAATAGCAGTTGAAAATGGAAGCGGAGTGTTATCagacggtggtggtggtgtgCAAAAGACGGCGGCTCCT CAGAGAATTAGGGGAGACTGA